The DNA region TGTGCGTGGAAACGGCGCGAGGTCGGCGTATCGTATTCCTGCTGACAGGCCGGGCACTGCCTGAACTTCGCCATGCTGGTGTTGGCGCGGTCGTAGGGCAGGCGCGCAGTCAATGTATAGCGCGGACCACACTGGATGCAATTGATGAAAGCATGACGATAACGCCGGTCGGCAGGATCGAACAGCTCCGCCAGACAATCGGCACAGATCGCGATGTCGGGCGCAATGCCGGTCAATACCTTGCCATTCCGGCTCTCTGCGATGGTGAATCCCTGCAGTCCCGTGGTCGCCTGCGCCAGGTCGTGGGTGACCTTTTCCACGCGCGCCAGCACCGGCGGCTCGCTTTGCAGGCGTTCGATCAGGCGCATCACCTGCGGCCGGTCGCCCTCGACCGCGATCTCCACCCCTTCGCTGTCGTTGCGCACCCAGCCGGCCAGGCCGAGCTCATGCGCCAGCCTGTAGACGAACGGCCGGAAGCCCACGCCCTGCACCTGCCCGGAGACCCTGATTTGCGCGTGGATCATGGCGTCCCTGTTTACCAGTCAAACCGCCTGCCTGGCGGCAACCGCTTTGCGGCAACCTGCCTTGATCCATTTCAGCCACTCGTCCATCCCCTCGCCGCTGGTAGCCGAGGTGCGGATCACCTGGATGCCGGGATTGACGCGGCGCGCATTGGCGACGGCCAGTTCGGCATCGAAAGCCAGGTAAGGCAGCAGGTCGCACTTGTTCAGCAGCATCAGGTCGGCGGCGCGGAACATGTCGGGATACTTGAGCGGCTTGTCCTCGCCCTCGGTCACCGACAGGATGGCCACCTTGTGCGCCTCGCCCAGGTCGAAACCGGCCGGGCACACCAGATTGCCGACGTTCTCGATCAGCAGCAGGCTGTCGTCGTGCAGGCCAAGTTGCTGCATGGCACGGCCCACCATGTACGCATCCAGGTGGCAGCCCTTGCCGGTGTTGATCTGCAACGCAGGTGCGCCGGTGGCGCGGATGCGCGCCGCATCGTTGTCGGTCTGCTGGTCGCCTTCGATCACAGCGAGTTTCAGTTCGCCGTGCAAGGCTTCGATAGTCCTGACCAGCAGCGTGGTCTTGCCTGAACCCGGGCTGGACACAAGATTCAGCGCGAAGATGCCGTGCTCCGCCAGATAGCTGCGATTTTCCTCGGCATAGCTGTCGTTCTTGGCCAGGATGTCGCGCTCGATCTTCACCATGCGCGCCTGGCTCATGCCCGGTGCATGGGCACCTGCCGGACCGTTGCCGAAATCGATGGCGCCGTGGCGATGGCCCTGCTCGTGCTCGTGAGCATGCTCGTACGAACGATGTGCATCTTTGTCATGCACGCGATATTGCAATTGCGCGGAGGGTTTGCGCACCTGCTTCAATGCATGTCCCCCGATGAGCGTTTGACCCGAACCGCA from Sideroxyarcus emersonii includes:
- the hypB gene encoding hydrogenase nickel incorporation protein HypB, yielding MCKVCGCGSGQTLIGGHALKQVRKPSAQLQYRVHDKDAHRSYEHAHEHEQGHRHGAIDFGNGPAGAHAPGMSQARMVKIERDILAKNDSYAEENRSYLAEHGIFALNLVSSPGSGKTTLLVRTIEALHGELKLAVIEGDQQTDNDAARIRATGAPALQINTGKGCHLDAYMVGRAMQQLGLHDDSLLLIENVGNLVCPAGFDLGEAHKVAILSVTEGEDKPLKYPDMFRAADLMLLNKCDLLPYLAFDAELAVANARRVNPGIQVIRTSATSGEGMDEWLKWIKAGCRKAVAARQAV